A genome region from Flavobacterium sp. CFS9 includes the following:
- a CDS encoding beta-galactosidase, with protein MKKIYLTFLFLSLTLCATAQEKQSFAIANGNFLLNGKPIQIHSGEMHYSRIPQPYWRHRLKMMKAMGLNAVATYVFWNYHETAPGIWDFKTGNKNLAEYIKTAQEEGLFVILRPGPYVCAEWEFGGYPWFLQNVPNMVIRGNNAAYLGATKAYFTELYHQVKNLQITKGGPIIMVQGENEFGSYVAQRKDIPLEEHKKYSAAVFQQLKDIGFEVPFFTSDGSWLFEGGALPGALPTANGESDVAKLKNVVNQFNNGQGPYMVAEFYPGWLDHWAEPFPTQTPEETVAQTQKYLDNQVSFNYYMVHGGTNFGFTSGANYDKEHDIQPDMTSYDYDAPISEAGWATPKYNALRAILKTNETPPVPAKMPVITIPNIALTKTVDLDDVKSKITPVIADNPLTFEQLNQGDGYVWYSKRFTQPISGKLELKGLRDYAIVYVNGKKVAELNRYYKKYDCEIEVPFNATLDILVENMGRINYGSQINANNKGIISPVMINGETITGNWKIYQLPMAQEPDVTAYKNTGKTDRPTLYQGTFNLSKTGDTFLDMRDWGKGIVFVNGINIGRYWSIGPQQTLYVPGCWLKKGKNTIMIFEQKNGKTQKEIKTILTPILEDLKPENGQ; from the coding sequence ATGAAAAAAATATATCTTACCTTTCTGTTTCTTTCTCTTACCCTTTGCGCAACAGCCCAAGAGAAACAAAGTTTTGCTATTGCCAATGGAAATTTCCTGTTGAACGGAAAACCCATACAAATTCACTCCGGTGAAATGCACTACTCCCGTATTCCACAACCCTATTGGCGTCATCGTTTAAAGATGATGAAAGCTATGGGTTTAAATGCTGTTGCCACTTATGTTTTTTGGAATTATCACGAAACAGCTCCCGGAATCTGGGACTTTAAAACCGGAAATAAAAATCTGGCCGAGTACATTAAAACGGCTCAGGAAGAAGGTTTGTTCGTGATCTTACGTCCAGGCCCTTATGTTTGTGCCGAATGGGAATTTGGAGGTTATCCATGGTTTTTACAAAATGTTCCTAATATGGTTATTCGTGGAAATAATGCGGCCTATCTGGGAGCAACAAAAGCCTATTTTACGGAACTATACCATCAGGTTAAGAATTTACAAATCACCAAAGGAGGCCCGATTATTATGGTTCAGGGCGAAAATGAATTTGGTTCGTATGTAGCGCAGCGCAAAGACATTCCGCTTGAAGAACATAAAAAATACAGTGCAGCCGTTTTTCAACAATTGAAAGACATTGGTTTCGAAGTTCCATTCTTTACTTCAGACGGAAGCTGGTTATTTGAAGGCGGAGCTTTACCCGGTGCTCTCCCAACAGCAAATGGTGAAAGTGATGTTGCAAAACTAAAAAATGTGGTCAATCAATTCAATAATGGACAAGGTCCGTATATGGTGGCTGAATTCTACCCGGGCTGGCTGGATCACTGGGCTGAGCCCTTCCCTACACAAACTCCGGAGGAAACCGTTGCCCAAACACAAAAATATCTGGACAATCAGGTTTCTTTCAACTATTATATGGTGCATGGCGGAACTAACTTTGGCTTTACTTCCGGAGCAAATTACGACAAAGAACATGACATTCAACCCGACATGACCTCTTACGATTACGATGCACCTATTAGCGAAGCAGGCTGGGCAACTCCCAAATACAATGCGTTAAGAGCCATCCTCAAAACCAATGAAACTCCTCCTGTTCCTGCAAAAATGCCTGTTATTACCATTCCAAATATTGCACTAACCAAAACCGTAGATCTGGACGATGTAAAATCTAAAATTACACCAGTTATTGCAGACAATCCTTTAACCTTCGAGCAGCTCAATCAGGGAGACGGTTATGTCTGGTACAGCAAACGATTTACACAGCCTATTAGCGGAAAGCTGGAATTAAAAGGTTTACGCGATTATGCTATAGTGTATGTCAACGGGAAAAAAGTAGCCGAATTAAACCGCTATTACAAAAAATACGATTGTGAAATTGAAGTTCCGTTTAATGCAACATTAGACATTTTGGTAGAGAATATGGGACGTATCAATTACGGTTCTCAAATTAATGCCAATAACAAAGGAATCATTAGTCCGGTCATGATCAATGGCGAAACCATTACAGGAAATTGGAAAATATATCAATTGCCAATGGCTCAGGAACCTGATGTAACAGCTTACAAGAATACCGGAAAAACAGACCGTCCCACTTTATATCAGGGAACCTTTAATCTAAGCAAAACAGGCGATACCTTTCTGGATATGCGCGATTGGGGCAAAGGAATTGTTTTTGTAAACGGAATCAATATAGGCCGTTACTGGAGCATTGGCCCACAACAGACATTATATGTTCCGGGTTGCTGGCTTAAAAAAGGCAAAAACACCATTATGATCTTTGAACAGAAAAACGGAAAAACCCAAAAGGAAATAAAAACAATACTTACTCCAATTTTAGAGGATTTAAAACCTGAAAACGGTCAATAA
- a CDS encoding LysM peptidoglycan-binding domain-containing protein, with protein MKYYSTLLSLIFFATSSAFSQEKVVKYTVSSGETINQIAVKFKVTPYDIYSLNPDARNGVKPNTVLLIPTSGAKTAVKNDVAPVKSSNSGKTITHEVQPKETLFGIEKKYNVTDEALKAANPFLVKDGLQIGQTLEIPSKGSVVKTAVSAPAKPKSATPEKYVYHDVVAKETKFSIAKQYGMTIEELEKRNPEIVSNLPVGYRLTIKGTAPKTQASAPSATAVVKPAEIKKAAETPKKAVSYMEYQVKPKETFYSLTHTFHITQEELTALNPALSEGVKEGMVLKVPAGYVAPTPIMVHQQPAEKEVEKSIEKTIEKPVENTGGIKVVDKVKSETVSANPEVVELTKKRGENERKKLVLLLPFNLAKMQGDTISAASRIKSDKFLNMTLDFYSGALMAIDSARTLKLPIDVAIYDSQETKNSSNVSGLMNQNKLQDANAVIGPFYQSNAESTANTLRLYNIPVISPLSKDKANPIDNLYQTIPSNDVVRNAVFDYMRGKNGNIVAVVDKKKESVISYIKQNQKGVVFANLTETGALDVANLKSLLLPNRMNYVVMESANTAMVRTTIKALTDAQKTCQIQLVVLEPNSTLDSDEISFDSLIKLKLMYPSVTRDSDEQSVLIFEKEYRLKNKVNPNTYATRGFDVTFDTMMRLVQGKTYQETADLMTTEQVDNKFQFYKKEDGGHANKGVYILYYDNDLTLKVAN; from the coding sequence ATGAAATATTATTCAACATTATTGTCTCTGATTTTTTTTGCAACCAGTTCCGCATTTTCACAAGAAAAGGTGGTGAAGTATACGGTTTCAAGCGGAGAAACTATTAACCAGATTGCTGTTAAATTTAAGGTTACGCCTTACGATATTTACTCGCTAAATCCGGATGCCAGAAATGGAGTAAAACCCAATACCGTTTTATTAATTCCGACAAGCGGTGCTAAAACAGCAGTTAAAAATGATGTTGCTCCGGTGAAAAGTTCAAATTCAGGAAAAACAATTACGCACGAAGTACAGCCAAAAGAAACTTTGTTTGGCATTGAGAAAAAATATAATGTTACGGATGAAGCTTTAAAAGCAGCTAATCCTTTTTTGGTGAAAGATGGTTTGCAGATTGGACAAACTCTTGAAATTCCGTCAAAAGGAAGTGTGGTGAAAACAGCTGTTTCAGCTCCGGCAAAACCTAAATCGGCAACACCGGAAAAGTATGTTTACCATGATGTAGTGGCGAAAGAAACGAAATTTTCGATTGCAAAACAGTACGGAATGACCATTGAAGAATTAGAAAAACGTAACCCTGAAATTGTTTCAAACCTGCCAGTTGGTTATCGTCTGACGATCAAAGGAACTGCCCCTAAAACGCAAGCTTCTGCTCCGTCTGCGACGGCTGTTGTAAAACCGGCTGAAATTAAAAAAGCAGCGGAAACCCCGAAAAAAGCGGTTTCTTATATGGAGTATCAGGTAAAACCAAAGGAAACTTTTTATAGTTTAACGCATACTTTTCATATCACTCAGGAAGAATTAACGGCCTTAAATCCGGCACTTTCCGAAGGTGTAAAAGAGGGAATGGTTTTAAAAGTTCCGGCAGGATACGTGGCGCCAACACCAATTATGGTACACCAACAGCCTGCTGAAAAAGAAGTTGAAAAAAGTATTGAAAAGACCATTGAAAAGCCAGTTGAAAATACGGGAGGCATTAAAGTGGTAGATAAAGTGAAATCTGAAACGGTTTCCGCAAATCCGGAAGTGGTGGAACTGACTAAAAAAAGAGGGGAGAACGAACGTAAAAAATTAGTTTTATTATTGCCGTTCAATTTAGCGAAAATGCAGGGAGATACTATCAGTGCAGCCAGTAGAATTAAGAGTGATAAATTTTTGAACATGACGCTTGATTTTTATTCGGGAGCTTTAATGGCAATCGATTCAGCAAGAACTTTAAAGCTGCCAATTGATGTTGCAATTTATGATTCACAGGAAACGAAAAACAGTTCTAATGTTTCAGGTTTAATGAATCAGAATAAATTGCAGGATGCCAATGCTGTAATTGGGCCTTTTTATCAAAGTAATGCAGAATCTACTGCCAATACATTGCGCTTGTATAATATTCCTGTGATTTCTCCATTATCAAAAGACAAAGCCAACCCAATTGATAATTTGTATCAAACGATTCCATCAAACGATGTGGTGCGAAATGCCGTTTTTGATTATATGAGAGGGAAAAATGGAAATATCGTTGCGGTTGTAGACAAAAAGAAAGAATCAGTGATCAGTTATATCAAACAAAATCAAAAAGGAGTTGTGTTTGCTAATCTGACTGAAACCGGAGCTCTGGACGTGGCCAATTTAAAAAGTCTGTTATTGCCTAACAGAATGAACTATGTCGTTATGGAATCGGCTAATACAGCAATGGTTAGAACGACTATAAAAGCTTTGACAGATGCTCAAAAAACCTGTCAGATACAGTTGGTAGTTTTAGAGCCAAACAGTACACTGGATTCGGACGAGATTAGTTTTGACAGTTTAATTAAGTTGAAATTGATGTATCCGTCCGTTACCCGTGATAGTGATGAACAGTCTGTTTTGATTTTTGAAAAAGAGTACCGATTGAAAAATAAAGTAAATCCAAATACCTATGCTACAAGAGGATTTGATGTTACTTTTGATACCATGATGCGTTTGGTTCAGGGAAAAACCTATCAGGAAACAGCCGATTTAATGACAACAGAACAGGTTGACAATAAATTTCAATTTTATAAAAAAGAGGATGGAGGACACGCAAACAAAGGTGTTTACATCTTATATTACGATAATGATTTAACTTTAAAAGTAGCAAATTAA
- a CDS encoding OsmC family protein, with translation MTSKVTYLGDLRTKSIHVQSGSEIISDAPVDNNGKGEAFSPTDTVANALASCMMTIMGIKARDLNVNLIDSTAEVTKIMNAEPRRIGAIEIAFEMKGDADEKSKTILERAAMTCPVFLSLNPEIEKKITFNWK, from the coding sequence ATGACATCAAAAGTAACCTATTTAGGCGATTTAAGAACAAAATCAATCCATGTGCAATCCGGAAGTGAAATCATTTCGGATGCGCCTGTAGACAATAACGGAAAAGGAGAAGCTTTTTCTCCCACAGATACTGTTGCCAATGCTTTAGCGAGCTGTATGATGACGATTATGGGAATTAAAGCCCGTGATCTGAATGTAAATTTAATCGATTCAACTGCTGAAGTAACGAAAATAATGAATGCAGAACCGAGACGTATTGGAGCCATCGAAATTGCTTTTGAAATGAAAGGGGATGCCGATGAGAAAAGCAAAACCATTTTGGAACGTGCGGCAATGACCTGTCCGGTTTTTTTAAGCCTGAATCCTGAAATTGAAAAGAAAATTACTTTTAACTGGAAGTAA
- the guaA gene encoding glutamine-hydrolyzing GMP synthase, with the protein MQHNVLILDFGSQYTQLIARRVRELNIFCEIFPYNHFPSDLSPYKAVILGGSPFSVRAEDAPHPDLSQIRGKLPMLAVCYGAQYLAHFSGGEVAASNTREYGRANLSYIKENEVFFNGVSENSQVWMSHSDSIKALPTNAVKLASTHDVEFAAYKIEGETTYAIQYHPEVFHSTDGSKMLKNFLVDIADVPQNFTPNAFVEEMVGELKEKLGNDKVVLGLSGGVDSTVAAVLLNQAIGKNLYCIFVNNGLLRKNEFQKVLDQYKGMGLNVKGVDAGDRFLSELAGISDPETKRKTIGRVFIEVFDDESHLIEDVKWLAQGTIYPDVIESVSVKGPSATIKSHHNVGGLPDYMKLQIVEPLRMLFKDEVRRVGATLGIDPELLGRHPFPGPGLSIRILGDITPEKVQILQDVDAVFIDGLKSWGLYDKVWQAGAILLPVNSVGVMGDERTYEKVVALRAVESTDGMTADWVHLPYDFLMKVSNDIINKVKGVNRVVYDISSKPPATIEWE; encoded by the coding sequence ATGCAACACAACGTACTTATTTTAGATTTCGGATCGCAATATACTCAGCTTATTGCGCGTAGAGTTCGCGAATTAAATATATTCTGCGAAATTTTTCCTTACAATCACTTTCCTAGTGATTTATCACCTTATAAAGCCGTAATTTTAGGAGGAAGCCCTTTTTCTGTTCGTGCAGAAGATGCTCCACATCCTGATTTATCTCAAATTCGAGGCAAGCTCCCTATGTTAGCAGTTTGTTACGGAGCACAATACTTAGCTCATTTTAGTGGAGGTGAAGTAGCTGCTTCGAACACCAGAGAATATGGAAGAGCTAATTTGTCTTATATTAAAGAGAATGAAGTTTTCTTCAACGGAGTTTCTGAAAACAGCCAGGTTTGGATGAGCCATAGTGATAGTATCAAAGCTTTACCAACCAATGCTGTAAAATTAGCCAGTACACATGATGTGGAATTTGCCGCTTATAAAATTGAAGGCGAAACTACTTATGCTATTCAGTACCACCCTGAAGTTTTTCACTCTACTGACGGGTCAAAAATGCTGAAAAACTTTTTAGTGGATATCGCTGACGTTCCTCAGAATTTTACGCCAAATGCTTTCGTAGAAGAAATGGTGGGAGAATTAAAAGAGAAGTTAGGGAATGATAAAGTAGTTTTAGGATTGTCAGGAGGAGTAGATTCAACCGTAGCGGCTGTTTTACTGAATCAGGCAATTGGAAAAAACTTATACTGTATTTTTGTAAATAACGGTTTACTTCGTAAAAACGAATTCCAGAAGGTATTAGATCAATACAAAGGAATGGGATTAAACGTAAAAGGAGTAGATGCAGGCGATCGTTTTCTGTCTGAATTAGCAGGAATCAGTGATCCTGAAACTAAACGTAAAACAATTGGTCGTGTATTTATCGAAGTTTTTGATGATGAGTCACACTTAATCGAAGACGTAAAATGGCTGGCACAGGGAACTATTTATCCTGATGTAATTGAGTCAGTTTCGGTAAAAGGACCATCGGCAACCATTAAATCGCACCATAATGTGGGTGGATTGCCGGATTATATGAAACTACAGATCGTAGAGCCGCTTCGAATGCTGTTCAAAGACGAAGTTCGAAGAGTAGGAGCTACTTTAGGAATAGATCCTGAGTTATTAGGAAGACACCCTTTCCCTGGACCAGGATTATCCATCAGAATTTTAGGAGATATTACTCCGGAGAAAGTTCAGATTTTACAAGACGTAGATGCAGTTTTTATCGACGGATTAAAATCTTGGGGATTGTATGACAAAGTTTGGCAGGCAGGAGCAATTTTGCTTCCGGTAAACAGTGTTGGTGTAATGGGCGATGAGCGTACTTACGAAAAAGTAGTAGCGCTTAGAGCTGTAGAATCAACAGATGGTATGACGGCCGACTGGGTTCATTTACCGTATGATTTCTTAATGAAAGTGTCTAACGATATTATCAATAAAGTAAAAGGCGTGAATCGTGTGGTTTACGATATCAGCTCAAAACCACCAGCAACAATTGAGTGGGAATAG
- a CDS encoding gliding motility-associated C-terminal domain-containing protein, translating into MRILNLKSSLVLLLIPYCATSQIINTGELFVASNTPVSFVNAFDNKSKAVLINDGELFLYSHINNDGLISFSPGNSRGITRLRGVSGYQNISGNIPIELYNLEFNNSSNANDAAFHVSNYLSISGMADFKEGIIDDDSFGGLVIFENGSGCVNVSDKSFVDGEVMKNGNNDFTFPVGDQLKYRSAGISALKMDTDAFSGKYFLKDAGILYPFKNKTSNILVVNDKEYWAVKKLGSTSDLILTLSWDESVTPASITESPSEIHIVRWDSAKNSWIDEGGVVNKGDRTVSSPVNLSGNEIFTTAKVKKTDSFVVYNAVSPNKDGLNDYLRIEGLDGTQNEVEIYDSRGIKVFRTTAYGTNENVFNGFANVKNVFLKNEGLPDGTYFYILSVTKDNVTTKQVGYLYLSQ; encoded by the coding sequence ATGAGAATACTAAATTTAAAAAGCAGTCTGGTACTTTTATTGATTCCGTATTGTGCCACTTCGCAAATAATCAATACAGGAGAGCTTTTTGTGGCATCCAATACTCCCGTAAGTTTTGTAAACGCTTTCGATAATAAATCTAAAGCTGTTTTAATTAATGATGGTGAATTATTTTTATACAGTCATATAAACAATGACGGCTTGATCAGTTTTAGTCCTGGTAATTCCAGAGGCATAACACGATTGAGAGGAGTCTCAGGGTATCAGAATATATCCGGAAATATCCCTATCGAACTCTATAATCTCGAATTTAACAACAGTAGTAATGCTAATGATGCAGCTTTTCATGTTTCTAACTATTTAAGCATTTCGGGAATGGCCGACTTCAAAGAAGGAATTATTGACGATGATTCTTTTGGAGGTCTGGTTATTTTTGAAAATGGCTCAGGCTGCGTAAATGTTAGTGACAAAAGTTTTGTAGATGGTGAAGTAATGAAAAATGGAAATAATGACTTCACCTTTCCGGTTGGAGATCAATTAAAATACCGTTCTGCTGGCATTTCTGCTCTTAAAATGGATACTGATGCTTTCAGTGGAAAATACTTTCTGAAAGATGCAGGTATTTTGTATCCTTTTAAGAATAAAACAAGCAATATTCTGGTTGTAAATGATAAAGAATACTGGGCCGTTAAAAAATTAGGAAGCACTTCAGATCTTATCCTCACTTTAAGCTGGGATGAATCGGTAACTCCGGCAAGTATTACTGAATCGCCTTCAGAGATCCATATTGTGCGTTGGGATAGTGCTAAAAACAGCTGGATTGACGAAGGCGGAGTAGTGAACAAAGGGGATCGAACGGTCTCTTCTCCTGTTAATCTATCCGGTAATGAAATATTTACTACCGCTAAAGTTAAAAAAACAGATTCTTTTGTAGTGTATAATGCCGTTTCTCCCAATAAAGACGGACTGAATGATTATCTAAGAATTGAGGGGTTAGACGGCACTCAAAATGAAGTCGAAATATACGATAGCAGAGGAATTAAAGTATTTCGAACAACAGCATATGGCACCAATGAAAACGTTTTTAATGGATTTGCTAATGTCAAAAATGTTTTTCTTAAAAACGAAGGGTTGCCTGACGGAACTTATTTTTATATTCTCTCCGTTACTAAAGATAATGTTACAACGAAACAGGTCGGGTATTTATATTTAAGCCAATAA
- a CDS encoding DnaJ C-terminal domain-containing protein yields the protein MDYIDYYKVLEITKSATEAEIKKAYRKLARKYHPDLNPNDKEAEKKFKEINEANEVLSNPENRKKYDKYGKDWKHADEFEKAGYDPNQQQYSRQQQGNQSYTDFGGGNFSESDFSDFFNSMYGSSGRSSRGQAKYRGQDFNAELQLDLASAYTTHKQNLTVNGKNIRITIPAGVENGQIIKIPNHGAPGANGGPNGDLYITFLIDNDSDFKREGNNLYADVELDLYTAILGGEIFVKTFDGKVKIKVPAETQPGTKVKLKGKGFPVYKKENQFGDLYITYTIKIPTRLSAQEKELFEELAKLRNHEQ from the coding sequence ATGGATTATATTGATTATTACAAAGTATTAGAAATCACAAAATCTGCGACCGAAGCTGAAATCAAAAAGGCATATCGAAAACTGGCACGAAAATACCATCCTGATTTAAACCCCAATGACAAGGAAGCGGAGAAGAAATTCAAAGAAATAAATGAGGCTAACGAAGTTTTAAGTAATCCGGAAAATCGTAAAAAATACGACAAGTACGGAAAAGACTGGAAACATGCCGACGAGTTTGAAAAAGCAGGTTACGATCCTAACCAACAGCAATATTCCAGACAACAGCAAGGCAATCAAAGCTACACTGATTTTGGCGGCGGAAACTTTTCCGAAAGTGATTTCTCTGATTTCTTCAATTCTATGTACGGTTCTTCAGGAAGAAGCTCCAGAGGTCAGGCAAAATACAGAGGTCAGGATTTTAATGCCGAATTACAACTAGATTTAGCCTCCGCTTACACAACTCATAAACAGAATCTAACTGTGAATGGAAAAAATATCCGAATCACGATTCCGGCCGGAGTCGAAAACGGGCAGATTATCAAAATTCCAAATCATGGCGCACCCGGCGCAAATGGTGGTCCGAATGGCGATTTATACATCACTTTTTTAATTGATAATGATTCCGACTTTAAGCGGGAAGGCAATAATTTATATGCTGATGTTGAACTGGATTTATACACCGCCATTTTAGGTGGAGAAATTTTTGTAAAGACTTTTGACGGAAAAGTAAAAATAAAAGTCCCTGCCGAAACTCAGCCCGGAACCAAAGTGAAATTAAAAGGTAAAGGCTTTCCGGTGTACAAAAAAGAGAATCAGTTTGGTGATTTATACATTACTTACACTATAAAAATTCCAACCCGACTGTCTGCACAAGAAAAAGAATTATTCGAAGAACTAGCTAAACTAA
- a CDS encoding LysM peptidoglycan-binding domain-containing protein, with protein MREFLTISLVFVLSFNKITAQDSIIEHRIQKGETAYFIAQKYKVSVEEIYRLNPESQNGIKDDQLIKIPVHSSEKPNSGQHIAHVVGAKETLFGLAKQYNISVEILQNANQAILTNGLQIGQELMIPQGSGDLSQTESTISSKVSHQVVAKESLFSIARQYNVSVLDLENLNKNLLQNGLQVGQTIAIPNKRKTLDGRVRVINQETVFHMVEPKETKFSIAKKYGISIDQLESQNPEIVNGLIVGNKLAINTKGIKPTNESEELMIALAEKQVVVEKTKAKTVELEDLKDRLVVQKEMNQKIIKINDLKVNLNDMNGSKENSVEKLRLVLEANKNVQDVLMAKLDSLVRTMNEDLVDLKRLDVLNVDESKRLEKQSYESIGKTNELSSQLKKELAENRKAYAGLMHKVEKIAVAENQEYKKKIRESEKNNNPASLQQRLSLEEIKQYQTEQEQGDAKNQLLIAKIDSLDNQKKIEVKRHISKASYYSMEARNFDDKVALLKLKKYQDQAIKNQKKNGVTDDSKNLSSEEMKQELKENPLKRDKTIKVEVFDNLHGVSNGYYLVLGIFTDATLRDKLIMKLIDSGDFNASFFFNINSLSYYVYSDKYQNMEEVLYQCKKKEEDELYKEVSIAKVEIDLRE; from the coding sequence ATGAGAGAATTTTTAACGATTTCTCTTGTGTTTGTTTTGTCTTTTAACAAAATAACTGCGCAAGATTCAATTATTGAGCATCGGATTCAAAAGGGGGAAACTGCTTACTTTATTGCCCAAAAGTACAAGGTTTCAGTAGAAGAAATTTACAGACTCAACCCCGAATCGCAAAACGGAATCAAGGACGATCAACTGATTAAGATTCCAGTCCATTCCTCTGAAAAACCAAATTCCGGCCAGCACATTGCTCACGTTGTTGGCGCAAAGGAAACCCTTTTTGGTTTAGCAAAACAGTATAACATTTCGGTGGAAATTCTTCAGAATGCTAATCAGGCGATTCTTACCAACGGACTTCAGATTGGTCAGGAATTAATGATTCCGCAAGGTTCCGGAGATCTTTCTCAAACTGAAAGTACAATTTCTTCAAAAGTCAGCCATCAGGTTGTGGCAAAAGAATCTTTATTTAGTATTGCGAGACAGTATAATGTTTCGGTTTTGGATTTGGAAAATCTGAATAAAAATCTTCTTCAAAACGGATTGCAAGTCGGACAGACTATTGCGATTCCGAATAAACGAAAAACTTTAGACGGAAGAGTTCGCGTGATTAATCAGGAAACTGTTTTTCATATGGTCGAGCCTAAGGAAACGAAGTTTTCTATAGCTAAAAAGTATGGAATTTCGATTGATCAATTGGAATCTCAGAATCCTGAAATCGTCAACGGACTGATTGTGGGAAATAAACTGGCAATTAATACAAAAGGTATAAAACCGACAAATGAAAGCGAAGAGCTTATGATTGCGCTGGCCGAAAAGCAGGTAGTAGTGGAAAAAACAAAAGCCAAAACAGTCGAATTGGAAGATTTGAAAGACCGTTTGGTTGTTCAGAAAGAAATGAATCAGAAGATTATAAAAATTAATGATTTGAAAGTCAATCTAAATGATATGAACGGCTCTAAAGAAAATTCTGTTGAAAAATTGCGATTGGTGCTGGAGGCTAATAAAAATGTGCAGGATGTTTTAATGGCCAAACTGGATTCGCTGGTTCGTACGATGAATGAGGATCTTGTTGATTTGAAAAGACTGGACGTTTTAAATGTTGACGAATCAAAAAGATTGGAAAAACAGTCGTATGAAAGTATTGGGAAAACCAATGAATTATCGTCTCAGTTAAAAAAAGAGTTAGCTGAAAACCGAAAAGCGTATGCCGGTTTAATGCATAAAGTCGAAAAAATTGCTGTAGCCGAAAATCAGGAATACAAGAAAAAAATCCGCGAAAGCGAAAAAAATAACAATCCTGCTTCATTGCAACAACGTCTTTCACTGGAAGAAATAAAGCAGTACCAAACAGAACAGGAGCAAGGTGATGCGAAGAACCAGCTCTTGATTGCTAAAATTGATTCGCTGGATAATCAGAAGAAGATCGAAGTGAAGAGACACATTAGTAAAGCATCTTACTACAGCATGGAAGCCCGAAATTTTGACGATAAAGTGGCTTTGCTGAAGTTGAAAAAGTATCAGGATCAGGCGATTAAAAATCAGAAGAAAAATGGAGTGACTGATGATTCAAAAAACCTTTCATCAGAAGAAATGAAACAGGAGTTAAAGGAAAATCCGCTTAAAAGGGACAAAACGATAAAGGTGGAAGTTTTTGATAATCTTCACGGAGTTTCAAACGGCTATTACTTAGTTTTAGGTATATTTACAGACGCAACGCTAAGGGATAAGCTCATTATGAAACTCATTGATTCCGGCGATTTTAACGCCAGTTTCTTTTTTAATATTAACAGTCTTTCGTACTATGTATACTCCGACAAGTACCAAAATATGGAAGAAGTACTATATCAATGCAAGAAAAAAGAGGAAGATGAGTTATATAAAGAGGTGAGTATTGCTAAGGTCGAGATTGATCTTAGAGAATAA